ACCTTTAATGCTATTCTCTAAAACTAAATCCTGCTTATTCTTTGCTATATGAATATTTATACTTGCTTTTGATACATCAATTCCGATACAATTTGACACCGTGAACCTCCTAATATTTTAAGAGAGTTCGTTAGCATAGGAGTAAACTCCTATGTGACTTTTAAGCAATAATACTACACATAACTTTGCCTCGTGATTCAATCCGATCTAGCTTCAACTTTTTCTTGCAAAAAAAAGATATTAGAAACCGATCCACTCGCCACTCAAATTTAAAGTGTAATTATCCGACTTTCGCACAAGCTAGACTATGCCGCTTTAGTTAAGTACCGATACATTACTTCTAACGAACAACTCAAAAGAAGTATAAACTAAAAATTTACAAAAAAAAGAACATACGAGTTGAGTAAAATAATTTATTTTACGCTAAAATCTTCATTATTAAAAAAAAGGTTGATTGATGGAATCAAAACAAAAAGTCATTGTATCGCTAGTGATTATTTTTACTCTATTTTTTATAGCTATGATAGTTAGTACGGTAATAAATTTTAGAAACTATGGTATAAAGACGGCTGAAGACAAGGCTAGTATCACTGCAGAAATTGTAAAAATTGGTCTTACTGCACATATGGTTAATGGAATTACAGATCAGAGAGACTATTTTCTAAAACAGATAGGCGATGTGGAGAAGATTAGTCAACTTTGGATAGCAAGATCTCCTAGCGTTGTAAAACAGTACGGAGAAGGTCATAACAATGAAATACCAAGAGATAATATAGACAAAGAGGTGCTTGAAACCGGAAATACAAAATCAATCACAACCGAAACACTAGGCAAAAGCACAATTCGTGTAACCATCCCTTTCGCTGCAACAGAATTTCAGACTCCAAGCTGTATGGGGTGCCATGAGGCAAAAGAGGGCGAAGTTTTAGGTGTTGTAAGCATGGTAATGGATATAACTGAACTTCGCATGGGTAGCATAAGAACCGTTCTTTATAATATGGGTCTAACACTCATAGCAGTCTTATTTGTTTTTATAGTTATAAATAGGTTTATAAAACCTTTCGTCAGTATATTTTACTCCATTAGAGATGTTATGAACGGTGCAAAACATGGTGATTATTCCATAAGAGTTAAAGGCTCTAAGAATGAAGAGAACTCTTCATTGGCAAGCCTTTTAAATTCCCTTTTGGAAAAACTCCAACATACATTTGAAGAGCTAGATAAAAAAGTATATGTATTTATTAAAAATAAAAATTATGTTAAAGAGGCTGATCCTCTTAAAAATATCAACTGTACAATAGACAGATTATCAGATATCTATAAGTTTAAACAAACTATAGAAAATGATAAAGAACTCGAAGATATATACAATAGAATAGCATATGTTCTGAAAAATCATTTTAACCTAGATGAATTTACTATAATTGAAATTGATACTATGAACAAACTCAAAAAAATTGTTCATTCACAAAAAGAGTGTCACTGTGATATCATAGATAATGAGTGCAGAGCAGACCGTATAAATGCAAGCGTAGACTCAACTGTTTTTGCAAACTCCTGTGAAGTCTCTAATCTTGAGGCTGGTAAAGAGTATATCTGTACTCCATATACAATATCAAATGAACTGCAACTAGTTCTAACAATTGTTACTAGTGATGAGAAGCAGACGGAATATGTGAGATCAATCATGAGTGATATTGAAGATTACATAACTACAGCACGACCTGCAATAGTTGGGAAAAAATTGATGCAAACTCTTAACAAGATAGCTAGAGTTGATCAACTTACAAATATGTACAATCGAAAGTTTTTAGATGAATTTGCTGATATATCGGTTCCTCAGGCACTTCGCGCTAATACCTCATATGGTGTTTTAATGATTGATATTGATTATTTCAAAATGATAAATGATGATTATGGACACGATGTGGGTGATGAAGCTATTCGCATAGTCTCAGGTGTGATTAGAAAGCAGATACGCAAATCCGACCTTGCGATTCGTTATGGTGGAGAGGAGTTTATAGCACTTCTATACAACTGCAATGAAGATAATATTATAAAAATTGCAGAATCTATAAGAGTTGAGTTCTCCAAACAAAAAATTCCCGCAGCTGGCAAAACATTTAGCAAAACACTAAGTGTAGGGTGTTCTCGCTTCCCGCAGGACAGTGACAGCATTTGGAAATGTATCAAGTTTGCAGATATTGCATTGTATCAAGCGAAAGAGGGCGGGAGAAATCAGGTTGTAGCCTTCAAGCAAGAGATGATTGATAACAAAGAGATGGGTGAGAGTTACTAACTCTCGCTAAAGCAGTACGGCAATATGCCACACTGCTTAAAATATTCTACATGTAGAAAAAAAGATATACCTACTTTAGGATATTTTGCAAAGCATCTTCAAATTTTTCATAATCAAAAACAAACCCATTTTCAAGCAGCTTTGTCGGATATACCTCTTTTGAATCAAGCATAACAGTAGAACCCTCCCCAAAAATTAGTTTTAACATAAAAGATGGCACACTAAAAAAAGTAGGTCTATGTAGCATTTTTCCTAAGATTTCTGTTTGTTCATTGTTTGACAAAGGAGATGGTGAAGTGAAGTTTACAGAGCCTCTGATTTCTGGAGTTTTAACAATAAATTTGATAGCTCTAAGCAAATCATCTATGTGAATCCACGAGACCATTTGTGAACCATTGCCAAGTTTTCCACCAACGCCCATCTTAAAAGGTGGCAATATTTTTTGCATCGCCCCACCCTCTTTTGCGTATATAACTCCAAACCTCATCTGAACGGACCTAACTCCAAGAACTTCAGCCTTTCTAGCCTCTGCTTCCCAATCTTGACATAGCTTAGATAAAAAATCATCTGCAAAATTTTGAGAATCATCATTATGAGAATCAATGGAGTTGTAAATTCCCACGGCTGATGCGGTTAAAAAAAGTTTTGGTTTATCTTTACACAACTTCATTGCATCAACTAGCTTTTTGGTTGTATCTATGCGACTGCTGTAAAGATTTTTTTTGTACTTATC
The sequence above is drawn from the Candidatus Sulfurimonas baltica genome and encodes:
- a CDS encoding GGDEF domain-containing protein; translation: MESKQKVIVSLVIIFTLFFIAMIVSTVINFRNYGIKTAEDKASITAEIVKIGLTAHMVNGITDQRDYFLKQIGDVEKISQLWIARSPSVVKQYGEGHNNEIPRDNIDKEVLETGNTKSITTETLGKSTIRVTIPFAATEFQTPSCMGCHEAKEGEVLGVVSMVMDITELRMGSIRTVLYNMGLTLIAVLFVFIVINRFIKPFVSIFYSIRDVMNGAKHGDYSIRVKGSKNEENSSLASLLNSLLEKLQHTFEELDKKVYVFIKNKNYVKEADPLKNINCTIDRLSDIYKFKQTIENDKELEDIYNRIAYVLKNHFNLDEFTIIEIDTMNKLKKIVHSQKECHCDIIDNECRADRINASVDSTVFANSCEVSNLEAGKEYICTPYTISNELQLVLTIVTSDEKQTEYVRSIMSDIEDYITTARPAIVGKKLMQTLNKIARVDQLTNMYNRKFLDEFADISVPQALRANTSYGVLMIDIDYFKMINDDYGHDVGDEAIRIVSGVIRKQIRKSDLAIRYGGEEFIALLYNCNEDNIIKIAESIRVEFSKQKIPAAGKTFSKTLSVGCSRFPQDSDSIWKCIKFADIALYQAKEGGRNQVVAFKQEMIDNKEMGESY
- a CDS encoding TIGR01777 family oxidoreductase produces the protein MSIGNKLKIVICGKSGLVGSKLETLFNSKHNDVIGLKVRNDTPIESIAKELEKCDILINLSGTTIIARWSDKYKKNLYSSRIDTTKKLVDAMKLCKDKPKLFLTASAVGIYNSIDSHNDDSQNFADDFLSKLCQDWEAEARKAEVLGVRSVQMRFGVIYAKEGGAMQKILPPFKMGVGGKLGNGSQMVSWIHIDDLLRAIKFIVKTPEIRGSVNFTSPSPLSNNEQTEILGKMLHRPTFFSVPSFMLKLIFGEGSTVMLDSKEVYPTKLLENGFVFDYEKFEDALQNILK